DNA sequence from the Paenibacillus physcomitrellae genome:
GACCTTCTTTGAGGATAAGACGTTGAGACATAAGAGATTCTTTTTGTTGGATGAACAACCGCTTGGCTTTCTCAAGAGCGACATAAAATCTTGTTTTTTCTATCGGCTTTACAATGTAGTCTACTGCAGATAATTCAAATGCTTCTACCGCATATTCATCAAAACTGGTGATAAAAATAAACAACAAATCCTGTTTGATTTTGAGACATTTCCGCATAGCCTCAATACCTGATAGCTCTGGCATATTGATGTCTAACAGGACTAAATTTGGTTGATGGCGGATTACAGACTCGATCAATTCTTTGCCATTTCTACATTTATCTACAACCTGCATGTTCGGATATTTTGTGGTAAAGAATTCCATAATATTCAAAGCATCTTCATTATCATCAACGATGATGACACGTACAATCAATTGTTTAACCTCATCCTTTCCTTACTCAAGAAATTCAAACACTTATCCCTTGTGACTTATTTATTTTAACTAAATCCCGCTTTTTTTATTTACCCAGAAAGATATATTTTCAAACTGAAATGCACAG
Encoded proteins:
- a CDS encoding LytR/AlgR family response regulator transcription factor; translated protein: MIVRVIIVDDNEDALNIMEFFTTKYPNMQVVDKCRNGKELIESVIRHQPNLVLLDINMPELSGIEAMRKCLKIKQDLLFIFITSFDEYAVEAFELSAVDYIVKPIEKTRFYVALEKAKRLFIQQKESLMSQRLILKEGQAIFYVPIKDIIFIEKTGKKCSIITINHEYITNDTIEKLSSVLPNHLFFLSHRSFIINLTMLSSIVAKSQTYLAYFNNSTKYAHVSKLKLNELQNKLNILNISL